A region from the Deltaproteobacteria bacterium genome encodes:
- the pal gene encoding peptidoglycan-associated lipoprotein Pal yields MRRMGIGIVCVLCMLLVGCAAGKKQVKTPSTVAPGETTVQGEAIGVPSVEEKVLTPQEAFAKEAKEVFINIHFDFDKYNIKPDDIPTLNKIVAFMKKYPNTKIKVEGNCDERGTEEYNLALGQRRANAALRYIVARGIASSRIETVSYGESKPVDPRHCEEAWAKNRNDHFVVISK; encoded by the coding sequence ATGCGTAGAATGGGAATAGGTATCGTATGTGTTTTATGTATGTTGCTTGTTGGTTGTGCAGCAGGTAAAAAACAGGTTAAAACTCCATCAACCGTTGCGCCAGGAGAAACTACAGTTCAAGGAGAAGCAATAGGTGTTCCATCTGTAGAGGAAAAGGTACTTACACCACAGGAAGCCTTTGCCAAAGAGGCTAAAGAAGTCTTCATAAATATACATTTTGATTTTGATAAATACAATATTAAACCTGATGATATACCCACTCTAAACAAGATCGTTGCATTTATGAAGAAATATCCAAATACCAAAATTAAAGTTGAAGGAAATTGCGATGAAAGGGGAACAGAAGAGTATAACCTTGCTTTAGGACAGAGAAGAGCAAATGCCGCCTTGAGATATATTGTTGCTCGCGGTATAGCGTCTTCAAGGATAGAAACTGTAAGTTATGGGGAAAGCAAGCCCGTTGATCCTCGTCATTGTGAAGAGGCATGGGCTAAAAACAGAAATGATCATTTTGTGGTGATATCCAAGTGA